The genomic stretch aaatattttcttttgcaaaCAATATGTAACAGCACACTCCCTCTCCCATGTgttacttaatttatttaaaatgatcttGTTGACAGCAGGTTGGTCTTAATAATggaacaaacatttttatatttttttatattattgttaaagAAGTTATGACCTAATTCTCTAGGTCGTTAAAGAAGTCTTTCATTCTTTAAATACCtattctttaaaaacattttacaaatgTGTCAACATTTTGTTAAACTATTTTATTTGAACACCTCAAatactaaggaaatgatcatagatttccacaggtccaagccccctcttcagccagtgaatacctgtggggtggacatggaggtggtgccaagttctaagtatctaggtgtatacctggataataagttggactggtccctaaacacagacgctctctacaaaaaggggcagagccacctctttttcttcttgaagctcagatctctggacatctgtagtgcgatgctgcagatgttttatcagtctgtggtggtagtgtgttgttttatgctgcagtctgctgtggaggcagcatcagacacagagatacaaggcggttggacagactggtctaaagagctggttctgtggttggagccaggtcggacacactggaggaggtggtggagagatgcccTGTCAAGATGTctgaggccatcctgaaatacccggatcgtccactacacaaaacctttatggaccaaaaaaacagcagtggacggctcctctctctccgttgcaggacggagagatacaaaagatccttctctcctacagccatcaggctgtctcattctgacagagattctaccagactaactgaatttaccctcagggataaataaagtaattttgatttgatttgatttgatttgatttgattgattttgatttgatttaatactATAAGAACATTCCTGCTGGCTGGGGACAGAAGAGACATCTGAGTGATTTCAGTGATTGTAAATAGATCAGGCAGGGGACAGGCAGCGTTGCAACTATGATGACAAACAGAAGAAGGAAACAATGGTTTGGCGTGGTTTATATAGAGCTGGATCTAACTAGAGGCAATGGGACTCAGGTGGGTAACTGCTGATGCAGGTGAGGAGGTAGAAAAGATGAAATGTGGGTGTATTCCAGAAGGTAGGTTTAGTGAGTTAGTTAACCCTGACATGAAGAAAACTCTGAGTTTAGTAGGTCAACTTCAGGATTTGACTCAGAGTTTGTTAAACTTGCTTTCTGGAACAGACCCCTAAGGTGGCTGAACAAGGAAACAGAGTCAGATTGTGACACTTTATTGGCTTTTGCACTTCTGtttagatgctaaactgcatgttattgcCTCAGTACTTATAGTCTGTGAAGTAACAATAAATctgaatttattttgtaatctaaaTTGGCTTCCTGTTCTGAATGCAAGATTTACTGGTTCTTTCATACCTGCAGCAAATTTGCATAACGTCTTAAAAgtgctttaatttaaatatattggaTTACAGGGCTTTTCAAATAGCAGAcctgtttgtgtcctgttgttTGAAGTTTGTTTGAAGTTTAAGCCTAatcctgtttgttttatttaactttaaccaagtggttttggtggctAACGTGaagcaaatgtttaaaaagtgttgATTTCATTATGTAGAAAATCATACATGTCAAGCAGCAAACTTTTCATAAGAAATTATGTTACTTACAATTTTGTTTAAGGGCACTAAGGCTCTGAAACCAATGATGGCTGCagacatgtatttttttaaatatatcttttacttatttatctTTGCCGTCACCAGCAGCTTTAAATCACTTTGTCCGTCTATCTGTTGGTCAATCATGGTCAATTTCTCCAACATCTAGCAGACACAACTTAACCCCAGGAGACAGAAATTTGGCATGGAGGTTAagtttgtatgtatttattttcaaaacaggtCAAAAAAACAAATCGATGAAGGGACGTGAAAATGTTGAAAGGGTTGTTATCAGCCAAAGTACAGCTGATTAACTGTTCATGCCAACTAGCAAAATTAATGTGTGACAGTGgccgaaaaaaaaacaaaaagatgtatAGCTTAGCTATTTGTTGCATATTTTGTTGAGGCTGAAACTGTCACAGTGTTTAAgtgtttttctcatgtttttattgtgtgttttcattctaACTGGCTAAAAGGGGGCTAGTGATAAGGGAGGACAAGCAAAAAGGTGCATAACTTCCAAATGGATTGTTTGTGAATACATGAACACGTGCATGCATATGTGTACCCTTGTTGAAGTCAAACTTGCatcttcttctatttttttttctttaaagaaaaaaaaatattgtcaatcttcaaagtaacaaataacatacatacacaaatgataataataataaaaagtaataaataaaaacttgacacaAACTATGACATGTCAAAACAAAGTACACACAATATAATGTGGGAGTTGAATGTCCATTTGAGGGCATCAGAGTTGTGTATCCACTTAAGTGtatcaaatgtcacaatagGTACTCTTCAAGAacacatgataataataataataataatagtaaaaaaaaaaaaaatttaaaaatagataaagaaagaaagaaacgagacaaaaataaataaataaaaactgggACACATACCATAACATACCAAAACAAATTACACACAAAGAGGCACAATATAATGTCAAAGTTGAATGTCCACTTGAGTGCATCAAATATGTCAGAATAGGTACTCTTTAGTGGGCTACAGTTCGAAGTGCTCCAGGATAGATCTCCATACAACATAGAATTTCTGTAGGTTGCCAGATATCTCATATCTCAATTTTCAATGTGGAGGATTCCTACCAGCTCCCTCAGACAGGCTTCTAACTTAGGTGGTGAGTCAGATTTCCCAATTTTCAAAATGCATCTTTTCACTACCATAAGCCACCACCGGAGTaacattttgacccatgttgtccAAAGCATCTTCTTCTTAGTACAACTGCAAATTATTGTCTTGCATtgacactgaaaaacaaatatttctatGTTTCAACAAACCATTTGAACAAAGTACCTCTACCCTAGAGGTTTAGTAACTGGAAAAACACTGTTCATGTGACTTTGAAGTCCTTCTGTTTGCTTTTGTCATAATAATATCAGTGGGAGAACCAGGACTGGACTGGACTGTAAATGAGGGAATAAGTGCAGGGCATAGAAGAGAATTTTGTGCATTACCATGTTTCACCCATCACATATTAAAGTTTTCTATCACAATTTATATAGCTTTATCTCTTTGTCCTTTTGTATTGTGTCTGATGCAGAAGCGAGTACTGATTTAGACTCATTGCATGCAGAGGTGTGAGTTATCAATGTTTGTTCAGGATGCACAAAATGCTAAACTAAACAGACAAGAACCAACTCCTGAGGAAAAAGTTTAAAACAATATCATAAACAGCAAATATTCCTTGTTTAATTAGTCTAACTTTGACAAACAACATACACACGCAAGTACTTCAGAAGGAAAGGCTGTGAACCTGGTTGAACCAAtcacaaacaagacaaacattTTGCGCGGACTGTTGACATTTCGCTTTCGAAATTAATGGAACGAGTTGTGAGAGCAGTTGAGCGGACACAGACAAGATGACAGGAGTAAAGACAGCAGGGTCCATCTTCATCTGTTTTTCACTGCTTCAaggtaagaaagaaagaatactGACCATATACTGATTAGCAAAAGAAGGATGTTAAAAAGCTGCAGACATACACATACAAATTTGAAACTCAAACACTAAGTTTACACAGTGATGCACTGTTATCTCACACAACAGAAGCACAGAAGGTGAGTGCTGATGGagattaaacattattttcataaCAGAACATATCAGAGGGCCTCCATTGCTATTGGCAATTGTCTAAATTAATTTGTTAACAGTTGCTGTGTTTGAAGACCACCTTAAGTGGTTTAAGTCTTTGTTTAGGACctgtgagaaaataaaaattaaagaaatatatccttgaatgtaaaataatatagaaCCTTTattaaattctttatttattctttattctgggTGGATGTATTGCAAATacaaataatgacacaaaaattgGTAAGGGTGGAGAAGGGTTATTGAAGGGTTATTGAAGTAAAAAGGAACaataaatatagatttttaagtattttccaTTTAATAACCTGAGAGGGTATCAAGTTTATTTTCCACGtactaattaaaataatttgtttatgtAGCATGATGAATAATTTAACAATCAAACAAAGCATGCATGCAGCACCACATACTATGAAACATCATATTTAATGAGCAAACATTTGCTTTCTAGCGTTATTACCACATCAAAGGAAAGCAAAGTAAACTCATCACAAGTAAATACAAGAGGTGTCTTTGAGTCTGCACATTAAGTCCATCCTATTAGATGCTGTCTTAAGTTTTCCTTTGCCtcacaaagaaacacatgacTTTGGTGATGTGTTTCCAGGCATAAACCTGGAGGGGATCATGCTTTTAGtcctgtgtgtgtaagtgtgtatgtCAGCAGCTTATCCCTCCAACCAGCCTAATACTTTATGTGCACAATTATGAATATTCTCATTGCTCTTGTCGTCGCGGTGATTCACAactgttggggaaaaaaatattttgttaactGTTTCATATCATCATTGACatgatttatatttattcagcATGCTGTCTAACCTTTACCTGTCTAAACTAAATTTTAAGAACATTTgcaatgaaattaaatgttctAATATTTAATGTCCATTATCAAAGCAAACTCAGTGTAGAAAGATAGAGAAGAAATCACCACACAAGTGCAAGCCGCAGCAGTTTTACGATGAATGATATTGttcataaatgaaaattaaagaaaaatgaatacatatatTGTGGATAACTTGTGAATTtaaatttattctttattttttaaagaacataGAAACATATAGAATCCAAACAAAACCTATTGAAATAAAGTTTTGGCCACTTATACACCCCTACTGGTATTACTGTGTTGAAAATACATGCCAGCTCATCTTTATCAAATCAGTAGTTACCTTATGAAGCCATAAACACAATCCATTTCCCCCAGTATTTAAGATATTTGTCCACCCTTAGGTTTAACGAGAATGTAATTCTCACCATACTTGAATGTCAGTCACAGTGCCTATCCAGTCAATCTTTGTTGAAGGTGTGGACTGTAACCATTTTCATGTTGCGTACTGCTTTTCTGCTGGTTGCCGGTAGTATCTTTAATAGATTTTTGTCTTTAGTCGACAGGTGAGCTGCTATATTGCCAAAGTAGagtgtgaaaaatgtattacttGTATTACCTCTTGCCAGCATGACTGAAcgttcttctttcttttttaaactcaGGTTTTGTTGCAGCTTTGAACTGCACCAGCCCAACTCCTGGAGCCTTGTTTGATGCCCTGGATAAAGAATTGTTTTCTAAAAAACGGCTACGACCTGTAAAAAGCTTTTCAGATTCAATGAACGTAAACATCAGTATTGTTGTTGTGGGAATTGTAGGAGTGGTGAGTTGCTAAAAAAATCTATTCACCcttgtgcatacatgtgtgtgaCAACTAAGTATACTGCAAGTGAATTTAATGTGTAGCTATTGTATTAATGTGTAATGTATCCATCGAAATAACTTTGGAATTTTGGGGTGCTGAGCATGAAAATCTATTTACGCTGCACATAAACATGCAGAACTTGTTCAACTAAGtatactttaaccctttgatacacaacttgggtctaaagtgacccgactaagtttgtatattctatatctttgcaataaattaatttcatcattcagtattccaggttttcctctattaacttgtttttgatcgtcatacatcctaatttttttaataaaacccctttttttatcactatgcttctaatgcacaaggtcatttttgacccatgttgtgcattagaaggtgtttatatgttgtcaccaattcacCAATCACCATTTAAAATTgagaaagaagacacaaatattaactatcatattttgtaaaaattgtttggtttttttccaatggaaattattatttggtggctcatataagtctcaaatgttgaaatatgtgattttccaatgtaatcttgtggttctaacaactcttttaaagttaaaccttaaaaataagacaaacatagttacacatatactcatattgttaatttagtgtgtcaatttttgtatcactatgcttctaatgcacaaggtcatttttgacccgtgtgtaaacttgatgtaataatacaaaaactatttttctatataaggtatgaaaggaaaaatggatataatgatctgttgtaataaaaaaaaaaaaaagatatttaaacatacagccagcatgaaataacatgggaaatgaatgggGAtcgtttttgacccatgttgtgcattagaaggtgtttatatgttgtgcatcaaagggttaagtataTTTTACTGACCATTAATAATCCTTCCTGTGTATCGTCCCTAGGATGAGCAAGCCCAATCCTTAACATCATTTTTATGGCAAGTCCTGGTAAGTTTTCAGAGCACTGGCAAAACATGAATTTGTTCAGAAATGTGTTGAAAataatttagaaacaaaaggggttttattccgAAAATGACAAAATGCACAGACATACAATAAGAGTTGTTCCATATACCAGATATTCAAGCAgtcttaacaaaaaatgtattgtcaAATACCATGATCTTGACAATGTCAAACATGAACTTACTGTGATTGTGAATTCTATGTTATGTACCAGTTGGGCATTTGGATCCTTCACTGTCCCTCTATTATGGCCGATATAGTTCTGGTTTCAGTTCAGCTCTGTTTAGTAGAATGAGTTTTTAGAAAAACATTTGTCAGTGGGATCCATGTATTGTTGGTTGTGGTCTTCCTGCGGGATtggatgacaacaaaaaaatacaaatcacCAGACTAATTTTctaaggcagggatgggcaactggaggcccggggtccacatacggcccgcaccctcacttgaagtgtcCCTCAGtataactacatgcatttgagcattaaatcttaaaagtgcagtgtaaaaatccacaaaattacttcttgcaattaatgttggtctgctgttcttgcactataaaagagaaatcacagtaagtggttattttttatttgcttcaaaccttttgtattcctatgtaTACTGtgatacatgcatttgagcatgaaatatgttaagttactgcactgtaaacatatttaaaattgcagtttcatcatatctggttaagtggatggtcctatatgtgaccctgtgcactgtaaaacccaatgttgcttgtttgtcattataactcatttttccttttcaatacaacaaatatgTGTGCAAAAAGTAATATTAACTTAAAATACTGAGTCAGAtagcaagattaatttgagataactcaatttttattgttgtcgcagcatggacactcaaatatttaagttgaaacaacaggttgggttttacagtgtgtcgatgaaaaattgtggccccctccagtatttaagttgcccattccTGTTCTAAGGTATGAAGTGACACAACTGAAATGGCTGTTATTCTTTTTAATGTAGGAGTGGAATATAGCGGGACTGAGCTGGGATGAGAAGGAATGTGGAACTAAAAGAGTCTCTATCCTTCGGGAAGATATCTGGGTCCCAGACATCAGGATCGGAGAGTTGTAAGTAATAAGGattacaaaaactaaataaatcacACATTCAATAGTCCCCTTATCTGATAGCACTTTTATTACTGTTGTGCTGCTATGGTTATAATGGTTCCATTTTTACACTTCTTTTGATCAAATACCCACAACTTTAGAAATAACATTTGATGGTTTAATGAGTTGTTGGTTACAAAGACCCATGCTGACAGGTTATTCTGTTGTTTTACAGCATGGATGAGGATGTATCGCCCCAAACTCCCTATGTCTACTTGTACAACACTGGCCGAGTATATGATGATAAGCCGCTCAGAGTGGTCAGCACCTGCAGATTAGTGATCTACACTTTCCCCTTCGATGTCCAAAACTGCTCGCTGACCTTTGGATCATATCTACATGTTGGtaaattatcataaaaaaaaaaaaatcattaaaaagcaaatattaattaaattataattaattctCACAAGGACAcactttcattttaattttattccagctgaagacataaaaatatttccaaGGTTTACGGCTGCACAAGTCCTGGCAGAGTCAAAACAGTCGATACAGACCCAAGGGGAGTGGGAGCTTGTCGATGTCAAAGCAGATTCTGCCAACCTGGATATACCTGATGGAAGCTACTCTGAGATCAAATACTATGTAAGCAGTTTTTTAATATCAGTATTTGTCTGTTTAACAGATAAAAAATTCCTTTAGAGATCATTTAGAGTGATAGAGTAATTAGGTAGCAGtattagaaaatatatatatatatatatatatatatatatatatatatatatatatatatatatatataaaaagattaTCTCTGGGCCGTTTCATCAGTTTTTTCTATATTGCCAATTTTCTCAGGACATTCATTATTTGTATGCAttgttttgattatttgattaaaacatgaataGGGGTTGTATTTAAAACAATGTCTGCATTTTTTTAGTACTATATTCCTTcaaaactttaaaacaacacAGACCCAAATGATTACTTTGTCAATGGTTATTAGTTCAATATCTTATGTTTTGATTAAAATCTTCAGGATCTGTATTTCTATCTCATCCCAAGTTGATTTTAAGACGTAGGCCCCTCCTCTACGTGGTGAACCTGCTGATCCCCAGCTGCTTCCTCATCACAGTGGACCTCTTCAGCTTCCTGCTGCCTCCCCAGAGTGTGGACCGTTCCTCCTTCAAAATGACCCTCATCCTGGGCTACACCGTCTTCCTGCTCATCATGAACGATCTGCTGCCAGTAACAGGAAGTGCAACACCTCTCATTAGTGAGCGACGTCTTTAATATAAGCACCCCAGTTCCAAAAAGTTTGAGACATGGTTTATAGTGTAAATAAATCAAAAGGCAAGTATTTGCTAATCCAATAGAAAAGTATAGACATTATAGACAAGATATTAAGACAATTCACAGTACCAGTCAAATGTTTGGACACACgaggcagcaacctccgggtctgagcggtgaggcaaaccaggaagtgccttaaactgcattttacagaaaatatattttttcaagacaacactatggtctcaattgctagaaaaaaatcttcttgatgttaattgtgtagaatcatatgatttgggccatggctacctttgattgacaggtcactaacaactATCAATGGCAATGTGTCAAACAAGAAGctaacgggcagtccacaaaccattgtgtgatgtcacggtcactatgtccattatttataatggacatagtgaccATAGTGACCATAATGTTCTATGG from Centropristis striata isolate RG_2023a ecotype Rhode Island chromosome 9, C.striata_1.0, whole genome shotgun sequence encodes the following:
- the LOC131977179 gene encoding 5-hydroxytryptamine receptor 3A-like; translation: MTGVKTAGSIFICFSLLQGFVAALNCTSPTPGALFDALDKELFSKKRLRPVKSFSDSMNVNISIVVVGIVGVDEQAQSLTSFLWQVLEWNIAGLSWDEKECGTKRVSILREDIWVPDIRIGEFMDEDVSPQTPYVYLYNTGRVYDDKPLRVVSTCRLVIYTFPFDVQNCSLTFGSYLHVAEDIKIFPRFTAAQVLAESKQSIQTQGEWELVDVKADSANLDIPDGSYSEIKYYLILRRRPLLYVVNLLIPSCFLITVDLFSFLLPPQSVDRSSFKMTLILGYTVFLLIMNDLLPVTGSATPLINVFFSVSLALMVASLLETVFITNIQFSSSQYSAVPNWLSLLVLRYLAIVVCLPPKKKSNRVTVCLQPSREMDTGIIPSKDLQSVSSEKPQEKTPSDPALDELKTLSRDLTAIRLQVDKHFQGSNTSQEWLMIGIVVDRLLFGMYIVFISACFITIVCIWLWSNLENP